One stretch of Ornithinimicrobium ciconiae DNA includes these proteins:
- a CDS encoding stage II sporulation protein M, protein MDLDALVARRRLGWERLRVLSRQRHLDGAQADELLDGYQRVATDLSTVRSAAPDPSLVTHLSGLLAGARLRSAGTRTFSWDMVGRFFVEDFPAALYRLRWWWILTALANVVVGLALGVWLYHHPVVENTLLSSVEVQQLVQTDFESYYSEHAASSFATLVWINNAWVAAQCIVFGVLGLPVIYVLWQNISNVAVIGSLMHQHGRADVFWGMLSPHGLLELTAIFVAAGVGLRLFWSWVAPGPRTRLSSLAHEGRTAAGVSLGLVVVLLISGLIEAFVTPSPLPTWARVGIGVLALLLFLVYVFTLGRSAVRRGITGDVDESLEAHVAPTAG, encoded by the coding sequence ATGGACCTGGATGCACTGGTGGCCCGACGCCGCCTGGGGTGGGAGCGGCTGCGCGTGCTCTCCCGGCAGCGTCACCTCGACGGTGCCCAGGCCGATGAGCTGCTCGACGGCTATCAGCGGGTGGCGACGGACCTGTCGACCGTGCGTTCGGCAGCCCCGGATCCCTCGCTGGTCACCCACCTGTCCGGGCTGCTCGCCGGTGCCCGGCTGCGGTCCGCCGGAACGCGCACCTTCTCCTGGGACATGGTCGGCCGGTTCTTCGTCGAGGACTTCCCGGCGGCCCTCTATCGGCTGCGGTGGTGGTGGATCCTCACCGCGCTGGCCAATGTGGTGGTGGGGCTCGCGCTCGGGGTGTGGCTCTATCACCACCCGGTCGTGGAGAACACCCTGCTGTCCTCGGTGGAGGTCCAGCAGCTCGTGCAGACCGACTTCGAGTCCTACTACTCCGAGCACGCGGCGAGCAGCTTCGCGACACTGGTGTGGATCAACAACGCCTGGGTGGCCGCCCAGTGCATCGTCTTTGGGGTGCTCGGGCTGCCCGTGATCTATGTGTTGTGGCAGAACATCAGCAATGTCGCGGTGATCGGCTCGCTGATGCACCAGCACGGCCGCGCCGACGTCTTCTGGGGGATGCTCAGCCCACACGGGCTGCTGGAGCTGACCGCCATCTTCGTCGCGGCCGGAGTCGGGCTCCGGTTGTTCTGGTCCTGGGTGGCGCCGGGGCCGCGCACCCGTCTGTCGTCGCTGGCCCATGAGGGCCGGACCGCGGCCGGCGTCTCGCTCGGACTGGTCGTGGTGCTGCTGATCTCAGGTCTCATCGAGGCCTTCGTGACACCGTCGCCCCTGCCGACCTGGGCGCGCGTCGGGATCGGCGTGCTGGCCCTGTTGCTCTTCCTCGTCTATGTCTTCACGCTGGGACGCTCGGCGGTGCGCCGGGGCATCACCGGAGATGTGGACGAGTCGCTCGAGGCCCACGTCGCGCCGACCGCCGGCTGA
- a CDS encoding DUF5996 family protein, with amino-acid sequence MTKSAGWPELPVESWAPTRDTLMLWLQIVGKVRIARAPLLNHWWNSPLYLTSTGLTTSLIPGERGAMFSIDLDLLEHRLDISTTDGDRSSMQLEPRSVRDFYAEFCEQLDSLGLATQIWPVPVELPDAIPFPDDDTHDSYDAAAVTDWWRTLVQVERVVDIFAARFVGKSSPTHLFWGALDLATTRFSGRSAPPHPGGVPNCGPHVMHEAYSHEVSSAGYWPGAEGEGIFYAYAYPEPNGYRDRSPGPERARWDDELGEFVLPYTAVRTAADPDAVLLHFLQATYEAAAETAGWDRAALERSG; translated from the coding sequence GTGACCAAGAGCGCCGGATGGCCCGAACTGCCCGTCGAGAGCTGGGCCCCCACCCGGGACACGCTGATGCTGTGGTTGCAGATCGTGGGCAAGGTCCGCATCGCCCGCGCACCCCTGCTCAACCACTGGTGGAACTCACCGCTCTATCTGACATCGACCGGGCTGACCACCTCGCTGATCCCGGGGGAGCGCGGTGCGATGTTCTCCATCGACCTCGACCTGCTGGAGCACCGCCTGGACATCTCCACGACGGACGGCGACCGGAGCAGCATGCAGCTGGAGCCCCGGTCGGTGCGGGACTTCTATGCGGAGTTCTGCGAGCAGCTCGACTCGCTGGGCCTGGCGACGCAGATCTGGCCGGTTCCCGTCGAGCTGCCCGACGCCATACCCTTCCCCGACGACGACACACACGACTCCTATGACGCGGCAGCGGTCACGGACTGGTGGCGCACCCTGGTGCAGGTCGAGCGGGTCGTGGACATCTTCGCGGCTAGGTTCGTCGGCAAGTCCAGTCCCACCCATCTGTTCTGGGGAGCTCTCGACCTGGCCACTACCCGCTTCTCGGGACGGTCAGCGCCTCCCCACCCCGGGGGTGTCCCGAACTGCGGGCCGCACGTGATGCACGAGGCCTACTCCCACGAGGTGAGCAGCGCCGGCTACTGGCCGGGCGCCGAGGGCGAGGGGATCTTCTATGCCTACGCCTACCCCGAGCCGAACGGATATCGCGACCGGTCCCCAGGGCCCGAGCGGGCCCGGTGGGACGACGAGCTGGGAGAGTTCGTTCTGCCCTACACGGCGGTGCGCACCGCGGCCGACCCGGACGCGGTGCTGCTGCACTTCCTGCAGGCGACCTACGAGGCCGCCGCCGAGACCGCCGGGTGGGACCGCGCCGCGCTGGAGCGGTCGGGGTGA
- a CDS encoding P-loop NTPase family protein: protein MLTAADPLPSLPRRVLVAGVSGSGKTTLAGRIGARLGIPHTELDGLHHGPGWRPRPQFLDDVRTLASGECWVTEWQYAAARPLLTVRADLLVWLDLPFPLTLSRLVVRTVRRRLRREVLWHGNIEPPLHTILTDREHVVRWAIAGRHKLEHRVPATLAEFPHLVGVRLRSRRDVERWVAGLPD from the coding sequence GTGCTGACCGCCGCCGACCCCCTGCCGTCGTTGCCGCGGCGCGTGCTGGTGGCTGGTGTCAGCGGCAGCGGCAAGACCACCCTGGCCGGGCGGATCGGGGCGCGGCTCGGCATACCGCACACCGAGCTCGACGGTCTGCACCACGGGCCGGGCTGGAGACCGCGGCCGCAGTTCCTGGACGATGTCCGCACGCTCGCCTCGGGTGAGTGCTGGGTGACCGAGTGGCAGTATGCCGCCGCCCGGCCCCTCCTGACGGTCCGGGCAGACCTCCTGGTGTGGCTGGATCTGCCCTTCCCGCTGACCCTGAGCCGGCTCGTGGTCCGCACCGTGCGGCGGCGCCTGCGACGGGAGGTGCTGTGGCACGGCAACATCGAGCCGCCGCTGCACACCATCCTGACCGACCGGGAGCACGTGGTCCGCTGGGCGATCGCCGGGCGTCACAAGCTGGAACATCGCGTGCCGGCGACGCTCGCGGAGTTCCCGCACCTGGTGGGCGTGCGGCTGCGCAGCCGACGTGACGTGGAGCGGTGGGTGGCGGGACTGCCGGACTGA
- a CDS encoding DUF58 domain-containing protein yields the protein MALSWRAVALVLLGLAPVLQWPSMTTVRWWVLGCLVIMALDLLLAPSPQKLEWSRSADQQVRLGESATSTLTVTNPTRRRMRGQVRDAWVPSAGVSGGRHRLDVPGGERRRMSTRLLPTRRGDRRTDRVTVRVWGPLGIAARQRSVRVPGSVRALPPFHSRKHLPSRLAQLRQLDGRSAVRTRGQGTEFDSLRDYVEGDDVRSIDWRATARRQHVVVRTWQPERDRRVILVLDTSRTSAARIDDQPRLDAAMDASLLLAALASRAGDRIDLIAGDRRVRGRVTPNTDRKALLHQLVSTMAPIEPVLVEADWTMLAGKVTGVTRRRALVVLLTALEPAAVEEGLIPVLPALTAHHRVVIASVADPELGRMREDLSTLESVYDAAAAERTVSLRQRTADALERMGVHVIEADPEQLPPQLADHYLALKAQGLL from the coding sequence ATGGCGCTGAGCTGGCGAGCGGTGGCCCTGGTCCTGCTGGGGTTGGCCCCGGTGCTGCAGTGGCCGTCCATGACGACGGTCCGGTGGTGGGTGCTGGGCTGCTTGGTGATCATGGCGCTCGACCTGTTGCTCGCGCCCTCTCCCCAGAAACTGGAGTGGTCGCGCTCCGCCGACCAACAGGTCCGTCTCGGGGAGTCCGCGACCTCGACGCTGACGGTCACCAACCCGACGCGGCGGCGGATGCGTGGTCAGGTGCGCGACGCCTGGGTGCCCTCGGCAGGAGTCTCGGGCGGGCGGCACCGCCTCGACGTGCCTGGCGGGGAGCGGCGCAGGATGTCGACCCGCCTGCTGCCCACCCGCCGGGGCGACCGGCGCACCGACCGGGTCACCGTGCGCGTCTGGGGCCCGCTGGGCATCGCGGCCCGTCAACGGTCGGTGCGGGTGCCGGGGTCCGTCCGGGCGCTGCCGCCCTTCCACTCACGCAAGCACCTGCCCAGCCGCCTGGCCCAGCTGCGCCAGCTCGACGGACGCTCGGCAGTGCGCACCCGCGGTCAGGGCACCGAGTTCGACTCGTTGCGCGACTATGTCGAGGGCGATGACGTGCGCTCGATCGACTGGCGCGCCACGGCCCGGCGTCAGCACGTGGTGGTGCGCACCTGGCAGCCGGAGCGGGACCGTCGGGTGATCCTGGTGCTGGACACCTCACGCACCAGCGCCGCCCGGATCGATGACCAGCCGCGCCTGGACGCCGCGATGGACGCCTCTCTGCTGCTGGCTGCCCTGGCCTCTCGGGCCGGGGACCGGATCGACCTGATCGCCGGTGACCGCCGGGTGCGTGGCCGGGTCACCCCCAACACCGACCGCAAGGCGTTGCTCCACCAGCTGGTGTCCACCATGGCGCCCATCGAGCCGGTCCTGGTCGAGGCGGACTGGACGATGCTCGCCGGCAAGGTGACCGGCGTGACGCGCCGTCGTGCGCTGGTGGTGCTGCTCACCGCGCTCGAGCCGGCCGCGGTCGAGGAGGGGCTGATCCCGGTGCTCCCGGCCCTGACCGCCCACCACCGGGTCGTCATCGCGTCGGTCGCCGACCCCGAGCTGGGCCGGATGCGCGAGGACCTCAGCACCCTGGAGTCGGTCTATGACGCGGCCGCGGCCGAGCGCACCGTCTCTCTGCGCCAGCGCACTGCGGACGCCCTGGAGCGGATGGGCGTGCACGTGATCGAGGCCGACCCCGAGCAGCTCCCGCCCCAGTTGGCGGACCACTACCTGGCGCTGAAGGCGCAGGGCCTGCTCTAA